In Halobacteriovorax marinus SJ, the following proteins share a genomic window:
- a CDS encoding (R)-mandelonitrile lyase — protein MKKYNRIILILALTLASCSTTKFNKSMSIEKIPAIVHLDDKSPTFSGNVEVQMLFSEKNHEPSRLTGAEVKFNPRARSAWHTHPRGQLLVVTEGEGIVQEWGEPARKISKGNVVWTPPGVKHWHGACADKFVKHYALQEKDSNGKNVIWMEKVSEEEYEKAAKME, from the coding sequence ATGAAAAAGTATAATAGAATAATTTTAATTCTAGCTCTGACATTAGCTAGTTGCTCTACAACTAAGTTTAATAAGAGTATGAGCATAGAGAAAATACCCGCTATCGTTCATCTAGATGACAAGTCTCCAACGTTTTCTGGAAATGTTGAAGTTCAAATGCTATTTTCAGAAAAAAATCATGAGCCGTCGAGGTTAACAGGAGCTGAGGTTAAATTTAATCCAAGAGCAAGGTCTGCTTGGCACACTCACCCTAGAGGGCAATTATTAGTTGTGACAGAAGGTGAGGGGATTGTTCAAGAGTGGGGAGAACCTGCTAGAAAGATTTCCAAAGGTAATGTGGTGTGGACACCTCCTGGAGTAAAACATTGGCATGGTGCTTGCGCGGATAAATTTGTTAAGCATTATGCTCTTCAGGAGAAAGACAGTAATGGAAAGAACGTTATTTGGATGGAGAAGGTTTCTGAAGAAGAATATGAGAAAGCAGCAAAGATGGAATAA
- a CDS encoding cyclophilin-like fold protein, translating into MKIKILLGEDEILISLNDNPSSRSLYEQLPLSVKVEDYASNEKIFHPPRELSTLDAPVGYEPKVGDVTLYAPWGNVAIFYKNFSYSKGLIKLGEVTSGVELLSKLNNQVVKVKKAQ; encoded by the coding sequence ATGAAAATAAAAATACTTCTTGGAGAAGATGAAATCTTAATTTCATTGAATGATAATCCATCGTCCCGTAGTCTTTATGAGCAACTGCCACTAAGTGTTAAGGTGGAGGATTATGCTTCTAATGAAAAAATCTTTCATCCTCCTCGTGAGCTTTCTACTTTAGATGCCCCTGTCGGGTATGAGCCAAAGGTTGGAGATGTCACACTCTATGCTCCGTGGGGAAATGTAGCTATTTTTTATAAAAACTTTTCTTACTCCAAGGGACTTATTAAGTTGGGTGAAGTAACCTCAGGGGTTGAGTTACTTAGTAAGTTGAATAATCAAGTTGTTAAAGTTAAAAAAGCCCAGTAA
- a CDS encoding SDR family oxidoreductase, whose amino-acid sequence MTKKNALITGGARGIGAAIAKELSKRGYRVFINYVNSTAIANELVEEINNSGGESYSIQADVRENDQVSTMFSKIKKDHGGVDILVSNANMSFTQKPFLDQSWEEFAQKLNDELHASYITAKHASENMKGNKYGRLVFISSTLSESPAPSFIAHGTAKGALDSFSKYLAQELGPLGITSNIVAPGLVLTDATKQAPEEFKNYIKSMTPTNRIATPKDVANVVAFLVDENSSHITGTYTPVCGGAYLP is encoded by the coding sequence ATGACAAAGAAAAATGCACTTATCACAGGCGGAGCAAGAGGGATTGGAGCTGCGATAGCCAAGGAACTTTCAAAGAGAGGCTACAGGGTTTTCATTAACTATGTTAACAGTACAGCTATAGCAAATGAACTCGTTGAAGAAATTAACAACTCCGGAGGAGAATCTTACTCTATTCAAGCAGATGTAAGAGAAAATGACCAGGTTTCAACAATGTTTAGCAAAATCAAAAAAGATCATGGAGGCGTTGATATACTCGTTTCCAATGCGAACATGAGCTTCACTCAAAAACCATTTCTAGATCAAAGTTGGGAAGAGTTTGCTCAAAAATTAAATGATGAATTACACGCTTCTTATATTACGGCTAAGCATGCATCTGAGAATATGAAAGGCAACAAATATGGAAGACTAGTTTTTATCTCTAGTACATTATCAGAAAGTCCAGCACCTAGTTTCATTGCGCATGGAACAGCAAAGGGAGCATTAGATAGCTTTTCTAAGTACTTAGCTCAAGAACTTGGACCACTTGGAATTACATCTAATATCGTTGCTCCAGGTCTTGTTCTTACTGATGCAACTAAACAAGCACCAGAAGAATTTAAGAATTATATAAAATCTATGACTCCAACCAATAGAATTGCAACTCCAAAAGACGTTGCTAATGTCGTTGCCTTCTTAGTGGATGAGAATAGTTCTCATATAACTGGAACATATACTCCTGTATGTGGAGGAGCCTACCTTCCATAA
- the soxR gene encoding redox-sensitive transcriptional activator SoxR has protein sequence MNRIIQDKEILSVGELSERSGVAISAIHFYESKGLLRSTRNSGNQRRFNRRELRVLGYIKVAQKIGLSLEEIKYAFKSIVNKERPTVNDWKKLGKSWDEVLTKKMKLIEKMKSQLGYCIGCGCLSLKDCPLRNEGDFLAAEGSGPRLLLDDD, from the coding sequence ATGAATAGAATCATTCAAGACAAAGAAATTTTATCAGTAGGGGAACTCTCTGAGAGAAGCGGAGTCGCAATTTCAGCTATTCACTTTTATGAGTCTAAGGGGCTCCTGCGATCGACTCGAAATAGTGGAAATCAGAGGCGGTTCAATAGAAGAGAGCTCCGAGTTCTCGGGTATATTAAGGTAGCGCAGAAAATAGGACTCTCTTTAGAAGAGATTAAGTACGCTTTTAAATCAATTGTTAATAAAGAGAGACCGACCGTAAACGATTGGAAAAAATTAGGAAAAAGTTGGGATGAAGTTCTAACTAAGAAAATGAAACTGATTGAAAAGATGAAGTCGCAATTAGGTTATTGTATAGGATGCGGATGTCTTTCACTAAAAGATTGCCCACTAAGAAATGAAGGGGACTTTTTAGCGGCAGAGGGTTCCGGTCCAAGACTTCTGTTGGATGATGATTAG
- a CDS encoding serine hydrolase domain-containing protein, producing MERVINEESYIIKTSRESSTKGFNSKQLIASLTKPMISYYFNEFLAEEYKISLDDKVGKYFGTTHLITLRDLIEHRSGVFDYLELEESFINESRLEDISKIILTKSQYDPPNKVAYSNSGYVLLSRVIEIITGAEYEKAIENFYKTKDIEVSFSKDYSNYIKGWGDGEFIMSPNDYLRFIKLPNIKTYFPKLKNGISYFSGFCPGFETLCCFNENEYFVLFRKGVEDSLFTDELLDLIEGISDGGPGET from the coding sequence ATGGAAAGAGTAATAAATGAAGAAAGCTACATCATTAAAACAAGTAGAGAATCGTCCACTAAAGGATTTAATTCGAAGCAGTTAATAGCATCTCTTACTAAACCTATGATTAGTTACTACTTTAATGAGTTCTTGGCTGAAGAGTATAAGATTAGTCTAGATGATAAAGTCGGAAAGTATTTTGGAACGACTCATTTAATTACTTTAAGAGATCTTATTGAGCATAGATCGGGAGTTTTTGATTACCTAGAATTAGAAGAAAGTTTTATTAATGAGTCGAGACTAGAAGATATTAGTAAAATTATATTAACTAAAAGTCAGTATGATCCGCCTAATAAAGTAGCCTACTCTAATTCAGGTTATGTTCTTTTAAGTAGAGTAATTGAAATTATTACGGGCGCAGAGTATGAGAAGGCAATTGAGAACTTTTACAAAACTAAAGACATTGAAGTCTCTTTTTCTAAAGATTATTCAAATTATATTAAAGGCTGGGGAGACGGTGAATTCATTATGTCTCCTAATGACTACTTAAGATTTATAAAGTTGCCAAACATTAAAACTTACTTTCCAAAATTGAAAAATGGCATATCGTATTTTTCAGGCTTTTGCCCAGGGTTTGAAACTCTATGCTGCTTTAATGAAAATGAATACTTTGTACTCTTTAGGAAAGGGGTAGAGGATTCTTTATTTACTGATGAGTTATTAGATTTGATAGAAGGCATTAGTGATGGTGGCCCGGGCGAGACTTGA
- a CDS encoding M13 family metallopeptidase — protein MINRKNFRTWSSITILSIFLIGCNKEVKNRIPDKRDFPINTSAPACNDFYDHVCSKVIDSFELPANRARYAFAFSDSDERILEFKKKFLSELRSRDAISKRESQLKNYYMSCLDLSLSEKSELNYIKETKEKINNIKSKEELISFINNQFFKGQQSLIGVEPFANPSNPSKSDLLVTANVVTLPDPSYYLKKDLTNDLKVLITEFFQIIGDKSPEQTMKTVWNFEESMSKVSPNKIEIRQLIAINNVKTIAEFKKAYPALQIDNVLTKLPKGLNIRDFMPKTMKHFNNYVDQSSLDDLKNIYLYLTLFGTIEVSHKEFSSKKYHFLSTYLGKPKERAPRGEECTEMIKQRFSKEIDFFVIDKMFPNFPEERIKKLVQSIRGSIVDSLEKNQWLSKQGKEEAIKKIQSALLQIVKPKNEEEWDFNYLGEYSEKDYIYNDILLGKLTREKRLEDATKPINREKWGMAPLAINAFYNPTLNKFVLLQGILQYPFFDSKMDDRDIIAGMGMVIGHELGHSIDDNGSRYDSEGRLRKWLKDEDKKKFDELTKPLIEQFNSVGHDGKMTLGENIGDLVGLAAAYKTAFPDSTKEYSKEDQQNFFKAYGRIWCEVQTDSMKELRLKSDYHSLGRQRVNQQVKNHPGFTEAFSCKEGDKMYLPESKRVKIW, from the coding sequence ATGATTAATAGAAAGAATTTTAGAACATGGAGCTCTATAACGATACTGAGCATATTCCTAATAGGGTGTAACAAAGAAGTAAAAAATAGAATACCTGATAAAAGAGATTTTCCAATCAACACTTCGGCCCCTGCGTGTAATGATTTCTATGATCACGTCTGCTCAAAAGTTATCGACTCTTTTGAGCTACCTGCCAACCGTGCCAGATATGCATTTGCTTTCAGTGACTCGGATGAAAGAATTCTAGAGTTCAAGAAAAAATTTCTCTCAGAGTTAAGAAGTAGAGACGCAATCTCAAAAAGAGAATCACAACTTAAAAATTATTATATGTCTTGCCTAGACCTCTCTCTTTCAGAAAAAAGTGAACTAAACTACATTAAAGAAACTAAGGAAAAGATCAATAATATAAAATCTAAGGAGGAGTTGATTTCATTTATAAATAATCAATTCTTTAAAGGGCAACAGTCACTTATTGGTGTTGAGCCCTTTGCTAATCCAAGCAATCCATCCAAAAGTGATCTCCTTGTCACAGCTAACGTCGTAACTCTTCCAGATCCTTCTTATTACCTTAAGAAAGATCTCACAAATGATCTTAAAGTTTTAATTACAGAGTTCTTTCAAATAATTGGTGATAAGAGCCCTGAACAAACAATGAAAACAGTTTGGAACTTTGAAGAATCTATGTCAAAAGTTTCACCAAATAAAATAGAAATTAGACAACTCATTGCTATTAATAATGTAAAGACAATAGCTGAATTCAAAAAAGCATATCCAGCACTTCAGATAGACAATGTCTTAACAAAGCTTCCGAAAGGACTAAATATTAGAGACTTCATGCCAAAGACAATGAAGCACTTTAATAACTATGTAGATCAATCTAGCTTGGATGATTTAAAAAATATCTACTTGTATCTAACTCTATTTGGCACTATTGAAGTAAGTCACAAAGAATTCTCAAGTAAGAAATACCATTTCCTCTCAACTTATCTAGGAAAACCAAAAGAAAGAGCCCCTAGAGGTGAAGAGTGTACTGAAATGATTAAGCAAAGATTCTCTAAAGAGATAGATTTCTTTGTCATAGATAAAATGTTTCCAAATTTTCCAGAAGAAAGAATCAAGAAGCTAGTACAATCAATTAGAGGGTCTATTGTAGATTCTTTAGAGAAAAATCAATGGCTATCTAAACAAGGAAAAGAAGAGGCCATTAAAAAAATTCAAAGTGCACTCTTACAAATTGTAAAACCAAAGAATGAAGAGGAGTGGGACTTCAATTACCTAGGTGAATATTCAGAAAAAGATTATATCTATAATGATATTCTTCTTGGAAAACTTACAAGAGAAAAAAGACTTGAAGATGCCACGAAACCTATTAATAGAGAGAAATGGGGTATGGCCCCACTGGCCATTAATGCCTTCTACAACCCTACTTTGAATAAGTTTGTCTTACTACAGGGAATTCTTCAATACCCATTCTTTGATAGCAAGATGGATGATCGAGATATAATAGCAGGAATGGGAATGGTTATTGGTCATGAATTGGGACATTCTATAGATGATAATGGCTCAAGGTATGACTCAGAGGGGCGCCTAAGAAAATGGCTTAAAGATGAAGATAAGAAGAAGTTTGATGAACTTACAAAGCCATTAATAGAGCAATTTAATTCTGTCGGACATGATGGGAAAATGACTCTAGGAGAGAATATTGGAGACCTAGTTGGGCTTGCTGCTGCATATAAAACAGCATTTCCAGACTCAACTAAGGAATACTCGAAAGAAGATCAGCAAAACTTCTTCAAGGCCTACGGTAGAATTTGGTGTGAAGTACAAACTGACAGCATGAAAGAGCTTAGACTTAAGTCAGATTACCACTCTCTTGGAAGACAAAGGGTAAATCAGCAAGTTAAAAATCACCCTGGTTTTACTGAGGCCTTCTCATGTAAAGAAGGAGATAAAATGTATTTACCAGAGTCAAAAAGAGTTAAAATTTGGTAG